The genomic stretch CGTCTTCAGAGATTGGGCGCTCGTCGGACTAGACCGCGCCTTCATGGGGATGACAACGGCCGATTTCGCGTACTGCCGTTGCGGGGTCGGCGATGCCTGCACAACGGAACGTGCAGATGCGCCTTGGCGGCGATTCGCCTGTTGGGGAGCCTCGTCAACATCGTAACGGTCGCCACTATCGCGCTCGGCAGAGCGCGGTGCACTCTTCGCGCTGTTCTTGAAGTGGTTGAATGTTGCAGCGATCAGGAAGATGAAAACGAGAACTGAGTGCGCGGCGATATATACCGCCAGGCACAGAGCGAGGAGCTTGGCCGGCGATTTGACCGCGCCGCTGATCAGGGACTTCAACATCTTTCTCTCCAGAGAAAATCGAACAAGGGAATGTCCGGACAATGCCCGGTGGTTTCGATGCTCAGAACGAGCAAGGAAATCGGCGCGAAGCACTTTCGTCCGCAACCATGTGGTCAGCGCACGAAACAGCTCAGGGCCGATCGAAAGGAAGGTGCGGGCAGGCCGCGAGGTGGCAGAGCCAGTTGGCTCAGGAATGTCGATGCGTCAGGAACGCGTGATAGAGGTAGAGTAAGCCGCGCCGAAGCGCGGTCCGCGTGGAATGCTCGCCAATCGGGTACAGCTTTGGCCCCATCGCTCGAACGCAACCGGTTGAGGGACTAAACCGAGAATGCTCCAGAAAATCGTATAGCTTTCTCCGAAACTTGACTTCGAAAATTCGGCGGCAAACTGGACGCGTCACTTCAACAAACGAGGCGCATCCACATGGTCTTGACGATCATTCTTCTTTGCGGTGCTTGGGCACTGTACAAGCAGTACGCGAAACCCCACCCGCGTCGCATATCGACGCCAGCGGTAACACGGAGTCAAGCATCGGGCAACGAAGGCGAGGCGCGCGTGAACGACGAACTGCGCCGCATTCTGTCCCAGCTCTGCGGTAGCGACTTCTATGTGCATCCCACGGCGCTGTTGTTGCTTCACGCGCCGGGCACCGAGTTTCCGACCGCCGAGGTCGATCACCTCGTCGTCACGCCGTTCGGCATCTTCGTGATCGAGACCAAGAACTGGGCCGGCTCGATCCTGCCCGGCCGGACCCCCGATCTCCTTGTTTGCCACCTGCCCGGCGGCAAGGTGGAGGAGCGCCGCTCGCCGATCAGCCAGAACCGCGCGAAGGTCGCCTTCCTGCGTGGCACGCTCCCGGCTACGTGGGACGTACAAGGCCTCGGCGTCTTTGCTCACGACGCATGTACCCTTTCCGCTGACCTGCCCCTCGCCCTGGTCACCCTCCGCGACCTCGGCTACTGGTTGCGAACCCAACGGGATCGGCATGCGAAATCCGGGAATCCGAGCATCAACGTCCCGGCAGCCTGGGGTGTCGTGCGTCGTCTCAGCGTGGACGACCCAACCGGATCGGCGCTATCCGCACACCGCCATAAAGTTGCGGGAAATTCAACCGTAAACATATGACCGGCAGTTTACCTTTTCTTACAATCTGTAACATTTAGTTTCAGATTGACGGCGGGCGTCATTCCGCGAAAGGCACATTGTTTCGTGCAGCTTTCGGCCCCTGATTCGAAAAAGCGCCG from Burkholderia ubonensis subsp. mesacidophila encodes the following:
- a CDS encoding nuclease-related domain-containing protein, which translates into the protein MNDELRRILSQLCGSDFYVHPTALLLLHAPGTEFPTAEVDHLVVTPFGIFVIETKNWAGSILPGRTPDLLVCHLPGGKVEERRSPISQNRAKVAFLRGTLPATWDVQGLGVFAHDACTLSADLPLALVTLRDLGYWLRTQRDRHAKSGNPSINVPAAWGVVRRLSVDDPTGSALSAHRHKVAGNSTVNI